TTCCACTACGAACAGGGACTTGGCGTGGAGAAGAACGACACACTCGCCTCGCAATACTGGCAGCAGGCGGCTGAGCAGGGGGATGCTTCGGCGCAGCTTGCGACGGGCAAGCGCTATCTGCTCGGCCAGGGGGTTGCGCGTGATCCAAAGGCAGCCGTGATGTGGCTGCGCAAGGCTGCTGAACAGGGGCAGGTGGATGCGCAGTACAGTCTCGCAATTCTGCTGCTACAGGGGGAAGGCGTCGACGCAGATTCGGCAGCAGCGCTTAAACTTTTGCGAGACGCTGCGATGCAGAACAACGGGCCGGCGCAGATGGAGTTGGGTACGTTGTATCTGGAAGGCAGAGCGGTGAACCGTGATCCGAAGGAGGCGCTGAAGTGGCTGCAGCAGGCTGCCAGGAACAAGGTTGTCGCGGCCCAGTATCGGCTTGGCATGCTTCTGCGGGACGGCGATCTAGGAGTCGAGATAAATCCTGTTCAGGCGGATCGATGGCTGCAGGCGGCGGCCGCTGCCGGCAGTGACGAAGCAAAGGCAGCGCTTGCACAGACCAGCAACCTTGGCCATCCACAGGCCGTCATTCCCGGGCCGCAATGAAGTTCACTCGCCGTAATTTTATTGCGGGGGCATGTGCCGGCGCTGCCTCACCTTATCTCTCAGCCGTGTTGCCGCCGATAGCTTCTTCGCCGCTGTTCCGGAGCGTTCCCGCTTCGCAGAGCGGACTCACCTGGGTGCATGACAATGGCAAAAGCTCGATGCGATGGTTGCCGGAGAGTATGTGCTCTGGTTGCGCGTTCTTTGACTTTGACAACGACGGGTGGATGGATATCTTTCTCGTCAACACAGGCCCGAGCGACTTCTACAAACCGCAGAAGCCGACCCGCTGCGCGCTTTACAAGAACAATCGCGACGGCACCTTCACCGATGTCACCGAGAAGGCAGGACTGCAAGGCAATGTGTGGGGCGAGGGTGTTGCTATTGGTGACTACGACGGGGATGGGTGGCCCGATCTTTATCTGACGGCCTATGGAGCGAACAAGCTGTACAAGAACAATCGCGATGGAACGTTTACGGATGTCACTAAGCAGGCGGGAGTCGCGGCAGAGGGATGGTCTACCTCGGCGGTGTGGTTCGACTACGACAACGATGGCAGGCTGGACCTGTTCGTGTGCAGCTTCGTAGAGTACTCGCGGGATACCAAGGTAAGTTGCGGCAATAATGCCCTGGGGGTGCGCTACTACTGCACACCACGCATCTTTTCGCCGCGGCCAAGCCTACTGTTTCATAACAACGGCGATGGCACGTTCACAGAGGTGGGGCACAGCAGTGCGATTGGAGAAAACCCGACCAAGGCTCATGGCGTTGTGGCGGCGGATCTGAATGGCGACGGCAGGATGGACCTGTTCGTTGCGAACGACACGGCGGCGAACTACCTCTTCATGAATCGCGGAGGCGGTAAGTGGGAGGAGGTCGGATTCAACGCCGGGGTCTCGTTCAGCGAAGGAGGGCAGGCGCGCTCCGGGATGGGAGTGGATGCGGGGGACTACGATAACGACGGCAAGATCGATTTATTCGTGGCCAACATCGACCGCGAGCAGTTTGCGCTTTATCACAATGACGGCAACGAGACTTACACGGACCTTGCGGGGAAGACCGGCATCGGTTTTGCGACTGCGACATTGAGCGGCTGGGGCTTAAAGTTCTTTGACTATGACAACGATGGCGACCTCGACCTCATTCTTTCGAACGGACACCCGGACGATATGGTGGACCAGTACTCGCCGAACGTCACCTGGAAAGAGCCGCTGCTGTTGTTCCACGGAGACGGTAAAGGCGCATTTGAGAACGTGAGCAAGCTGGCTGGCCCGGAGTTTGCCATGCAGTGGGGAGCGCGGGGACTTGCTCTTGGCGACTTCAACAACGATGGCGGCGTGGATGTGTTGATCAATAACAATGGAGGCGCGCCGCTGCTGCTTGAGAATCGCACGGGAAAGAAGAATCACTGGCTGGGTCTGAAGCTGGTCGGCACGAAGGCGAATGTTGATGCGGTAGGTACGGTGGTCACCTGGAGCTTTGCCGGTACGACACGCACACGGCAGAAGGTGGGCGGCGGAAGTTATCTGTCTTCGCACGATCCGCGGATGGTGCTTGGGATTGGGCAGGCTGCGAAGATCGATGCGATTGAGATTAAGTGGCCACTGCCTTCGGGCAAGACCGAGAGGTTCGACAAGCTGCCGATCGATCGTTACATCACGATCGTCGAAGGCAAGGGGATTTAGGAGAAGTAGCCGAATGGGCGTCAGCTTTTCTTTCTCCACTCGAAGACGTCGCGCCAGCCTGCTTGGCGTTCTTTTGATTACTTTGTGTGTAGCTGCTAATGTTTTTTGTATTGGGAGCGCACGCGTGAGAGCTTCGGAACGTGCGGTAGATCAGACGGCGTCCTCTGCTTTGCATACTCCTCTAGCGCTATCGGCTTATGCGGGTGATGCCGCGTGCCTCGCCTGCCATCAACAGATCTCTGAAAGCTATGTGCATACTGCGCATCATTTGACGTCGCAGGTTGCATCTGCGGAGTCGATTCACGGCAGTTTCAGCGCCGGGGCGAATGCGCTGAAGACCGCTAATCCTGGATTGACGTTTGAGATGCAGGCGATGCCGGATGGCAGCTTCACGCAGACTGCCAACTATGTCACGCGGACGGGCACGCTACAGACCTTGACTCAGCCGATCGATCTTGTTACGGGGTCTGGGCGGAAGGGGCAGACATATCTCTACTGGGCAGGAGAGCTGCTGTTCGAGTTGCCGGTCTCGTATTGGACTGTCGGCAAGGAGTGGATCAACAGCCCGGGATATCAGGATGGCACGGCGCATTTTGACCGCCCCATTGCGCCACAGTGCCTGGAGTGTCATGCCTCTTACTTCGAGTCTCTCGCTCCGCCGGTGAATCGATTTGACCGGACGAAGCTGGTGCTGGGTATTGGCTGCGAGCGCTGCCATGGGCCGGGTGCAGAGCATGTGCGCCGCGAGCGGTTGAGTCCGCAGCCGCGTCCGGGCTCCTCGGAAGAAGCGATTGTGAATCCGGCGCGGCTTGATCGTGAGAGGCAGATCGACGTCTGTGCGTTGTGCCATGCGGGAGCGGGAGAGGCATTGGCACAGCCGCTTTCTTTTAAGCCGGGCGATGTGCTGGCGGAGTATGTTCGATCTCCTGCCGTACTTCCGGGTGCGCCGTTGGACGTTCACACCAACCAGGTGCAACTGCTTCGTGAGAGCAAGTGTTTTCTGTCGAGCAATATGACTTGTTCTACCTGCCACGACACGCATGAGGAGCAGCGGGATGTAGCGGCACTCTCGTCAAAGTGCCTTGGGTGCCATACACAAAAGGCGTGCCCGAAGTATAAGACGCTGCCTGCGGCCATCAAAACTCGCTGCGTCGAGTGTCATATGCCTCTGCAGCATTCGAACACGCTGTTCTCGGACAACTCGGGAGAACGCCTCACGCCCAAGGTTCGCAATCACCGCATTGCTGTTTATGCGGAGTTCACGGCGAAGTGAGGTGGGGAGCAGGAGCTTCGGTCTGCTTGGCTAAGTTAAATTTGGGGCCGCATATCTGATCCGCAGGGATTGTTGCGGGGTCAGGCTTATCTCTTTTTTAAATTGAAGAGTGCAGCTATCTGTATTCCTGCGAGATGCTGCAGTTATCTTTTCTTCGCCAAGTTTCATCGTTTGTACGCCGCACTCAGGCGGGAGCACGAGCGAATCGAAGTTTAGCTCACCCGCAATCACTGTGAGCGTCAGCGTATTGGCCTCAAACCGCAGCTCTCCCCAGCCAGTGTTGGAGGTCCATGGAGAACGAAAGAGTTGTTTCGTTGACATCTTTGGCTGTACGGTGAGCTGTTGCAGTACGGCGTCGTGGCGAAAGCCCGAGAGTGCGGGGATCAAGGCCCAACTTGCCATCGATCGAGCGTAGTGGTGGCCCCACTCCAGCTCGTCCATCGGATTTCTACTTTCGCCGTCGTGGCGCGCGCGTACGTCTGTAACATGCTGGATGGCTTCGTCGATCAGGCCGTACTGGATCATGGTGGCGGAGACGGCGTGTTCCAACCCGCACCAGTTTTCGCTGGAGTAGGCCATCGGATTCACGGGAATGTCTTCAGGCTTTTTGTAAGCGCAGATGCGCAGCGCCGGTTCGTCGTTAACGGCATACATGCGATGCGTTCCCAGCATCGCGTAGGGTCCCATGCGCTGGTTGTAGCGATGAATCGATCTCAACGCGGTGCGCATATTGTCTGCGGAAAGCAGATCGCCAAGACCGGCCATCCCTGCCATGTACTGACCGATGATCTGGTCGATGTGGCAGGCGGGACCTAGTTGAGAGTGAGGGTCGGCGGTGTTGATCTCGCCGCTGAGCAGCGCGGGGTCCACGTCGGCCAGAGGCACAGGGCGTATCTGCTGGATGTAGAACTCGCCTTGGAAGAGATGCTTGTCGGTCCACTCTCTTCCGGCTTGTTCGATGCGTTCGCACTCTGCAGCGAACTCGTTGTCGTTCGCGGCTTTTGCCATTGCGGCAGAGGCTCGCAGAGCCGCGAGGTACCAGCTTTGCATCATCCCCGTTGGGCCGAGAAATTGGATGTCGTAGGTGTTGTGTTGCGCACCTTCCATCACGCCGTCTCGATTGGCATCCCATCCGCCCTTGATCCAGGCATAGGCGAGCGCACGCTTCGCGGCCGGCCGATACTTCAACATCCACGGCGTGTCTCCGCTGATGCGCCAGTCGAGATAGAGCCGTACGATCTGCCCCATCTGCCCATCGGCGGCGGCCTGATGGTCCGGCTCAGTGAGCGTGAAGTGCTCATAGCCCAGCGGCAGCTTGTGGCGAAAGTCCATGTGGCCGCTGGCCTGAGTGGCATAGCCGAAACTGGTCTCGCGCATAGAACGGGAGAGCGCCGGAAAGACGTAGCTGGTCGCTACTTCATAGTTCCAGACATGAGTACAAGAGCCGGGACCTTGTCCTCCTGTGCTGTTGCTGCATCCTTCATAGCCGTGGAAGCTGCCGTCGGCGATGCGGAAGCTGGTATTCGAGACCAGGGTGGAGAGATTCGAGGCGGCCGCATCCTTCACCGAGGCGGGCAGGGTAGCGTCGCGCATGGTGGCGGCGAAGGCGTGTGTCCTACGTTCCAGTTCCGGAAGGTTTTTGATCGTGTACTCGGCCACCTCCCATGCATTGTGGAAGCGAGTCGCATAGAAGTTGCCGAGGTTTACCTTTTCCATTCCTTTGGGCGCGCCCCAACCGATGCCCTCCGGGGTGCGGTTGGGATAGTGCCAGGCCAGTAGAAAGCGGAACCTCGCGGTGCTGCCCGCTGCGATTGTCGTGCGGATTGAAGCCGAGCCGATCGGGTCCTTCTCCTTCTCCGATGCAAAGTCCTTCGGGATGCTGCCATCCGCCGCGAAGGACTTCCAGATTTTTTCCAGAGAGTAGATGCCCTGGTTCGGCCAGGCCTCGGTCAGTTGCAGTGAGGAGCCTTCCTCCGGTAGCGCAAGCAGAGCGAAGCTGCCGCTCTTCGGCGCGTCCACTGCCAACGTGGGATTGGTCATGAAGACGCCTGTCGGAAGAGTGCTGCCTGGGATCGACCGCAATACATTGGTGCCCCACTTTGCGCCGTGGCATGGGTTCTCGATGGAAAGCGCAATCGCCACTGTTGCTGGGGTCTGTGAAGTGTTCTTGACGTTGTATTCGAAGACGCCGATGGGCAGACCGGAGTCGTCCGCGTCAACTGGGTAGAACGGCGAGAAGGCCGTCAGTGAGACGTCCACCGGGCAGTGCGGATCGGAGAAGTTGATCTTTGCGACGGGGAAGCTCGAAGAGAAGACAGCCTCCGTCATGCGCGGCATATCGAGTGCGCCGACTCCGCGGATGCCCTCGCGGTAGTCCCACTGATCGTAGGGCGGTAACAACTTGCGCTCGAGGATGGAGGTGAACGGCGCTGCCCCCGCGCCCTCTACGTGGATGGCGGCGAAGGTGTAGCGGAGAAGGTCGCCGCTCTCGGGCCGGTTAAATATCTGCCATAAGCGAAGATCGCCCCGGCCGCCAAGCTCCACTCCGCCTGTGCCGATGCCGCCAACGGGAAACGCGATGCGGGCCAGGTTGCGTCCAGTAAAGGTGCGCGGGAAGTTAAGTTCAGGCGTCGGCGTTGCGTTGGAGGAAGAAGGCGTTGCTGCCGGAGAGTCTTTTTCGTTACTGACTCCATGTGACGCAAGCAGATTTGTATCCAGCTTCGGTAGTAGCACGGCTCCCAATGCAGCCTGCTTAACAAAGGTTCTGCGGCTTGTTCTTTCTTTCACTAGCCCACCCTTTAAGCAAGTGTCGTGTAGGAACGTGTCAGCGTTGCAGTTGTGGATGCATGACCAATAACCCAAGCCGGCCTGTCTCGAGCGCAGGGCGACAACGACTATTTTATGCTAACTGTCCTCTGAAAGCCTGGCACTACACTGATGAAAGATGGAAGAGTTCAGTGAGAAATCTTTGCCTAGTGTTGGTGTAGCTCACTGCCCGCGCCGCCATCGCTAGCCCTGCACCAATCCAAGCATCTGCAGACTAGCGTTCTTCGGATGATGACGATGCGTCCTCGTCGATTCTGCTCGGTAGATCGCGTCTACTCTTAGCGCTATGCGTACTTAACGCTGTTATGACGCTCGATTGGCCGCCTTTCAGGCTGCTTTTGCGTGGGGACTGAGGTGTTGGCTGTTTTAGCACCGATCGGCTGGACAAGGCATTATGCCTCAGTAAATTGCTCGATCTGCGCGGGGCGCTTGTAGGACAAAGACCGCCCGTCGTAAATCGTTTCAGAGGCATGCGCGTGGGCCTGCTGCAACACATTAACAGGCTTTCACTGCAGATTAACGACTCTTAACTATTCATTATCGGCACTTTTCAAGAATAACTTCACGAGTCAAAAACGATGACCCAAGGAGAATTGAAAATATGCCCTCCCCAACGCCGCCTTCTTCAAGATCAGCGCCGCTTACACTGCTCTGCACTTCACTTTTGTTGCTCGCACTTGTTCTAGCGGCCAAACCGGTCGCTGCTCAGGGGACCTACACTCCGCAGGTGTTCAACGCCGCCACCGATACCGGGCAGGACTTCACCACTGTTCCTGTCAACACCGCATGGAACGCGTCCAACGGCATCAATCAGACGGTGTGGAACCACATCTTCTGGGACGGAGGCACCAATAATCCCGGTCCACAGTTTTATTTCGCGGGCAGCACCGGACTGTGGATTACCAGCTCTTCCGCGCTTGGCTGGCCGAATACAGGGATGATGCAGGAGGATACCGTCTGCTCGGCCGGCTTCGGCTACGGCGACTTTCATTGGCGCAGCGCCGAGGGGCAGAGTGCCGCCGGTCCTGGCTCCAACCAGATCATGTGGCCGGCGGACGGAGATCCGGGCTGGCCCGGCATCATCAAGGGGTCGAGCGATAACCACATCGGGGAAGTGGATATCAGCGAGGTGAACTACGCCTCGAACGATACTCTGT
The nucleotide sequence above comes from Tunturibacter empetritectus. Encoded proteins:
- a CDS encoding GH116 family glycosyl-hydrolase, with the protein product MKERTSRRTFVKQAALGAVLLPKLDTNLLASHGVSNEKDSPAATPSSSNATPTPELNFPRTFTGRNLARIAFPVGGIGTGGVELGGRGDLRLWQIFNRPESGDLLRYTFAAIHVEGAGAAPFTSILERKLLPPYDQWDYREGIRGVGALDMPRMTEAVFSSSFPVAKINFSDPHCPVDVSLTAFSPFYPVDADDSGLPIGVFEYNVKNTSQTPATVAIALSIENPCHGAKWGTNVLRSIPGSTLPTGVFMTNPTLAVDAPKSGSFALLALPEEGSSLQLTEAWPNQGIYSLEKIWKSFAADGSIPKDFASEKEKDPIGSASIRTTIAAGSTARFRFLLAWHYPNRTPEGIGWGAPKGMEKVNLGNFYATRFHNAWEVAEYTIKNLPELERRTHAFAATMRDATLPASVKDAAASNLSTLVSNTSFRIADGSFHGYEGCSNSTGGQGPGSCTHVWNYEVATSYVFPALSRSMRETSFGYATQASGHMDFRHKLPLGYEHFTLTEPDHQAAADGQMGQIVRLYLDWRISGDTPWMLKYRPAAKRALAYAWIKGGWDANRDGVMEGAQHNTYDIQFLGPTGMMQSWYLAALRASAAMAKAANDNEFAAECERIEQAGREWTDKHLFQGEFYIQQIRPVPLADVDPALLSGEINTADPHSQLGPACHIDQIIGQYMAGMAGLGDLLSADNMRTALRSIHRYNQRMGPYAMLGTHRMYAVNDEPALRICAYKKPEDIPVNPMAYSSENWCGLEHAVSATMIQYGLIDEAIQHVTDVRARHDGESRNPMDELEWGHHYARSMASWALIPALSGFRHDAVLQQLTVQPKMSTKQLFRSPWTSNTGWGELRFEANTLTLTVIAGELNFDSLVLPPECGVQTMKLGEEKITAASRRNTDSCTLQFKKEISLTPQQSLRIRYAAPNLT
- a CDS encoding CRTAC1 family protein, translated to MKFTRRNFIAGACAGAASPYLSAVLPPIASSPLFRSVPASQSGLTWVHDNGKSSMRWLPESMCSGCAFFDFDNDGWMDIFLVNTGPSDFYKPQKPTRCALYKNNRDGTFTDVTEKAGLQGNVWGEGVAIGDYDGDGWPDLYLTAYGANKLYKNNRDGTFTDVTKQAGVAAEGWSTSAVWFDYDNDGRLDLFVCSFVEYSRDTKVSCGNNALGVRYYCTPRIFSPRPSLLFHNNGDGTFTEVGHSSAIGENPTKAHGVVAADLNGDGRMDLFVANDTAANYLFMNRGGGKWEEVGFNAGVSFSEGGQARSGMGVDAGDYDNDGKIDLFVANIDREQFALYHNDGNETYTDLAGKTGIGFATATLSGWGLKFFDYDNDGDLDLILSNGHPDDMVDQYSPNVTWKEPLLLFHGDGKGAFENVSKLAGPEFAMQWGARGLALGDFNNDGGVDVLINNNGGAPLLLENRTGKKNHWLGLKLVGTKANVDAVGTVVTWSFAGTTRTRQKVGGGSYLSSHDPRMVLGIGQAAKIDAIEIKWPLPSGKTERFDKLPIDRYITIVEGKGI
- a CDS encoding tetratricopeptide repeat protein — encoded protein: MKRRAAAGNVAAEAKLGSVYLSGAAGETPNPAMGFPWVLKAAERHDMRAQFLVGAMYAQGIGTTQDYAMAAKWFTTCAERDDAACALDLGLLYGRGSGVTRDYSTAVKWYKVAAAHNQGDAEKLLAFHYEQGLGVEKNDTLASQYWQQAAEQGDASAQLATGKRYLLGQGVARDPKAAVMWLRKAAEQGQVDAQYSLAILLLQGEGVDADSAAALKLLRDAAMQNNGPAQMELGTLYLEGRAVNRDPKEALKWLQQAARNKVVAAQYRLGMLLRDGDLGVEINPVQADRWLQAAAAAGSDEAKAALAQTSNLGHPQAVIPGPQ
- a CDS encoding multiheme c-type cytochrome, which encodes MRASERAVDQTASSALHTPLALSAYAGDAACLACHQQISESYVHTAHHLTSQVASAESIHGSFSAGANALKTANPGLTFEMQAMPDGSFTQTANYVTRTGTLQTLTQPIDLVTGSGRKGQTYLYWAGELLFELPVSYWTVGKEWINSPGYQDGTAHFDRPIAPQCLECHASYFESLAPPVNRFDRTKLVLGIGCERCHGPGAEHVRRERLSPQPRPGSSEEAIVNPARLDRERQIDVCALCHAGAGEALAQPLSFKPGDVLAEYVRSPAVLPGAPLDVHTNQVQLLRESKCFLSSNMTCSTCHDTHEEQRDVAALSSKCLGCHTQKACPKYKTLPAAIKTRCVECHMPLQHSNTLFSDNSGERLTPKVRNHRIAVYAEFTAK